CTTACGAAATGGGATGGCGTAAATCCCCAGGTGTTTGTGGGGGTGAAAAACTATGTGACGCTTTTCGGGGATAAGAGCTTCTGGAACTCATTTGTGAGAACGCTGGTCTTTACACTTGTATCAGTACCATCTGTCTATGTGGCGGCTCTTGGACTGGCGGTTCTGCTGACCGGAGGGATTCGCGGGAGCAATTTCTTCCGGGCGGTGTTTTACTGGCCGACCATGATTTCCACGATTATCGTCGGGCTTACGTGGCGTTTCTTGCTGGGTGAGGATTTTGGGCTGGTGAATTACTTACT
This genomic stretch from Anaerotignum faecicola harbors:
- a CDS encoding sugar ABC transporter permease, with translation MKNYVTLFGDKSFWNSFVRTLVFTLVSVPSVYVAALGLAVLLTGGIRGSNFFRAVFYWPTMISTIIVGLTWRFLLGEDFGLVNYLLTAMDKTPVKWLTDPNNAMGVVIFVTVWSMAGYYMVMFVSGIKAISETYYEAARIDGAGAWQQFKFITLPLLKPTSLL